Part of the Catalinimonas alkaloidigena genome is shown below.
AAGTCTGAAAGAGACTCAGGTCAGGGAGTTTAAAAGCTGGTTGTTTACCGTCACCAAAAATCATTGTCTTATGCAGTTAAGGGCGCAGCAAAAGCATCAACTGGATCGCTTAGACCCTTTGCATGAAAATGGCTATGGAGCTCCTTCTGAAGCTACAATAGAACAAAGTTTGGAAGAACTGCCGGTTGATCGCTGGAGCCTGATAGAGAAAGGGCTGCCAACTTTGCCTGTGGAACAACAGGAATGTATTCGCCTGTTTTATCTGGAACAGAAGTCTTATCAGGAAGTAGCGGATTTAACGGGCTATCAGTTGAAGAAGGTAAAGAGCTATTTACAAAATGGTAAACGTAATCTGAAAATTTTTGTGGAAAAGAACCATGAGTAAGCTACATAAAGATAGCGACCTGCTGAGGACAGAACTGATGAAAAAGTTCAGGGATGGGACTTTGTCTGCTGAAGAGGAAGCATATCTGCATGCTTTGAAATCAGCCGAACCTTTTATAGCTGATGCGCTGGAAGGAACTTTTGTCCTGGAGGATGGAGATCGTTTTGCTGATGGAGTAGAAGAGCTACAAGGCCGCATTCTGGAAAGAGCAAAAACTACAAAAGGTCATAAGGTTTACTGGTTGCCTGTTGCGGCCTCACTGGCAGTATTATTAGGTTTGTTCTATGTGGTCTATACTTTTCTGCTGCCCTCAGATACGTCTGGCCTGAGCAGGCAGGAGGAAGTTCCTTCGGCAACAGTACCGGAAGAAAACGCTGAGAAGGAATCAGAACTCTCTCCGCTAAGCCAGCTCCCGCCTGAGGATTTGACCGATTCGCAAGAGGTAAATGAAGAAAAATTGCCACAGACTTTGGCTTTGGTAGAGCCTTCAGCGATGTCAGCATACTCAGGGAGTGATGATGAAGACTCTTTTTCTGCTTCTCCTTCTTATCCGTCTGAATCTTATGGAGGCCGACAATCATTAAAGGAGGTAGAACCAAAAGCTTATGATGAGAATTTCACCTTATCTCAGGGAATACAAAACAGCCAGGAAGAAGGAAAAACAAAAGCTGATCCGGAGAATATGAGTCGTTCAGGTAGGCCTTCATCTGCTGCCCTACAGGCTATGCATGAGGGCTGGAAAACCATCAGCGGGAGAGTCATTGATCAGGAAAATAAAAATCCTCTCCCCGGCGTAAATGTGCTGGTTAAAGAAACTACTATCGGTAGCATTACTGATGTAGAAGGGCGCTTTGTCATTGACTTCCCTCAGGATTATAACAAACTGGTCATTTCATCAATTGGCTACCAAACCACTGAAGTAAATGTAAATCAACAGGATACTTTAGCAGTGTCTTTAGAGCAGGACATGCAGTCATTAAGTGAAGTAGTTACGATGGGGTTTGGAAGTGAAAGAGAAGAAGTTTCAGTCACTTCGGCCAAACCGCTTAAGGGCATGCAAGCCTATAGAAAATACCTGAGCGACCACCAAAGATACCCTGAAGACTGGAAGGAGGGAGATAAAGGGGTAGTAAAACTATCCTTTACAGTGTTTCCAAATGGAAAGCCAGGCGACATTATGGTTGAAAAAAGCGCAGGAGACTGGCTGGACCAGGAAGCCATACGACTGCTAGAGGAAGGCCCTGCCTGGGAGCCTGCTACCCGCGATGGAGTAGCCATAAGCCAGGAAGTGAAGTTGAGAGTCAAGTTTAAAAAGTAAGGCCGGTTATGGAATTGCTATAACTTCAATATCACCAAACGTAAGATCGGTATTGTGGGCAATCAGTAGAGCGCTACCCGACTGTAGATTATCATCGGCAACTTCTCTTGCTACAAAATCCCAGTGTGAAGGCTCAGGCCGTTGAGCTTCCCAAAGTTTTACACTATAGCGAGTGGTTGAGTCATTCAGATTTTTTACCTGATGTTTCATCCTGTACTTTGTATTCAGTTGGATGCTGCGAAGCCCACAGCTATCTTCTGCATAGAGGTTTTCTCCATCAAAAATACGCCATCTACAACTATCCAGTTGTGTGGTAAGTCTGAATTCTGATGTGGCCCCCAGAGGATACCATTTGACATGGGGCTGATGCTCATCCAGGTCATGGCCTGGCCAGCGGGTGGCGATGGCTGCATGACTTACCCCAAATGTAGGTGGACCTTTTTGGCGTGGACTGAAATCATGAAATATCACGGATGTACTTACTTCATAATCTTGCCAGCTATCGTCACCGATTGCGATCACCCTGTCATAATAAGGTTCTTCAGTGCGTAGGCCTGCTTTTGTGAGTTTCCATTTTCCGTCGACAATTTGCACCGCTTCCTGTAAGTGCTCAACACTATCCCAATGAATGTGGTAAGGCAGCGGCCAGGCTTGCTTAGGGTGAAGGTACAGGCTTAAATCGAGAGAGACCTCATTGCCCAGGCTATCCTGGACAAATACCGTGACATAATTTTTTCCCTCTAGCAATGAATCTATAGGAATGTCCAGGTTGAAATCTCCCTTTTTGGCCAATCTACGTTTATCAGTTCCCAGGCTAAATACACGCTCTGTTTCTCCATTGATACGATAAAAAGCTTGATCAATCCCTTTATCACTGTTAATGTTTCCCAGTATGTTAGCCCATCTTTGCGGATAGCCCTTCTGACCGAAATGCTGAGTCTCACCATATCATAGTGTTATGACTGGTTTTGGGGAATTGTAGTGGCAGGCAGTAAGTATGAACAAAAGAAAAGCTCTAATGAAAGTCCTCATGGCGCGCCTTCATTGATCCAAATGTCCAGACGAGGAGCTTTCCAGGTATAGGGTTTGCCTAACACATCATAGTCACCATCACCATCCAGGTCAGCAATTCTACCCTCATGTACGCCAAAACCGGTGGCGATAACCTCTTCATGAAAACTGCCTTTTCCATCGCCCAGCAGTAGCCTGGTTTTGGCATCGGGATTTCCCTCACCAAAACGCATTTCGGCAGTAAAGAGATCAAGCTGCCCATCCTGATTGAAATCGCCTACCTCAAGGGTATGACCGTTGTCTACTTTTTCAAGGATGGCTTTCCTTTTCCAGGTACCTTCATTCCATTCGTAGAGCATCATAGGGGCTACACCATCGCCAACCACTAATATGACTTCCGGTCTCCCCCCTTCAATAAATTGTCCGGCTGCTGCACGGGTAAAAGTATAGCTGGCATCAATGATGTTTTCCTGATAGCTATCATTGGAAAAGGTAAAATACCTTCCACCACCGATGATATCTTCAATTCCGTCCTGGTCTATATCTGCTTTGGCCAAACCTTCGTGTTCATGGGTGGCTTTCCAGGACGGATAACCTTCCTGGCCCAGTTGCTCCATTTCACTATCTGTACTGTAAGTATAAATCTTTTGGATAGGCCACTCTTCAGCAGTTTTTGGGTTAGATGGAATTTCTGCCAGAAATAGCGTTTGTGCCTGCTGGTTCCAAAACACCAGCTCCTGCGCTCCATCACCGTCAAAGTCACCGAAAAGCTGGTCGTGATGTTTGTTCTTACCGGACTTTTTGATGGTGTAGCGCTTCCAGCTTTGGCTGAAATCTGGATAGGGATTTTCCCACCACCAGACTTCATTACTTCGGCTTTCACCCCCAAAGACAATATCCTGGTCGCCATCACCGTCAATATCCAGGTGAGCAGAACCTGCTTCTATACGAAGAGCCTCATCCTCAATAATTTGTCTTTCCCAACGCTCACCTTGTTTCTTGTACCACACCACTGAAGGGGCCTGTGTCCTTTCGGTAATTACAAAGTCCAGCACACCATCTTTATCCAGGTCACATACTAAAGAGGCAGTTTGCTGATTGCCGGTGTTAGGTATTTCTAAATCACCATTTTCAGTAGAATAGTGTTTCCACTGATTTTTCAGTATGACAGTGTCAAGAGCGTTTAAAGTAAATTGAGGTTCATCAGCATAGACTGATTGATGAAGAGCGTTATCTGGCAAAAAGAAGTTTGAGCTTGTGTTTTTTGTGAGAAAAGGTAGTAAGAGAAACAGCAAAAAAATATGTCTGGTATGCATGAGTAGTAGGATGTAAGTGTTTTACTAAAACTAATCATTGTGTCATATTGAAACAAACTTTACCTTCATCCATGGATAAAAAGGAAGGCAAAATTCTCATTATAGACGATGATCAGGCGGTGCTGTATACTGCCAAAATGATTCTGAAACAACTTTTCACCCAGGTCAGAACAGAAAGCCATCCTTCCCAAATAATGCCTCTGCTGGAAAAAGAACATTTTGATGTGATACTGCTGGATATGAATTTTGTCCAGGGAAAAACCAGCGGGCAGGAGGGCTTGTTCTGGATCAAAGAGATGTTGAAAGTAGATGAGAAGGCGCAGATAGTCGTTACCACCGCTTATGGAGACATTGATTTAGCAGTCAATGCCATGAAAGAGGGTGCGGTAGACTTTCTGACCAAACCCTGGGAAAAAGAAAGACTGGCTGCTACGATAGTGTCACATTACCACAGACATCGTTCGGAGCAGGAGGTCAGCCAGCTGAAGCACCGTGAACAGGCGCTGAGCCAGGATTTGGAAAGCTCTTTTCAGGAGATCATAAGCCAATCTGAGGCAATGGATCAGATTTTTGATACCATCAAGAAAGTCTCAGTCACGGATGCCAATGTGCTGATACTAGGAGAAAACGGAACGGGAAAAGAGCTGGTAGCCAGAGCCATTCACCGCTCATCTCCGAGAGCACCTCAAGCCTTTATCAAAGTAGACTTAGGTGCAGTGACAGAAACCTTATTTGAATCCGAGTTATTTGGTCATGCCAAGGGAGCATTTACCGGAGCGGTGGAAGACAGAGCCGGTAGGTTTGAAATTGCTTCCGGAGGAACCTTGTTCCTGGATGAGATCGGCAATCTTTCACTGCCCCTACAAGCCAAGCTTTTGACAGCCTTGCAGAGTAAGCAAATCGTAAGGGTAGGTACAAACAAGCCATTGCAAATTGATGTGAGACTGATCAGTGCTACCAATATGCAATTGTATGAGCTGGCAGAGCAAGAGCATCCCGGCTTTCGTCAGGATTTGCTTTATCGTATCAATACAGTTGAAATTCAGCTTCCTCCCTTACGGAAAAGGCAGGAAGATATATCGGTGCTTGTGCATTATTTCTTAGACCTGTATGGCAGAAAGTATCAAAAGCCTGCACTCAAAATTAATGAGCGCAGCATGAAGCATTTGCGACAGTATCACTGGCCAGGCAATGTACGTGAATTACAACATGCGGTGGAAAGGGCTGTGATCATGAGTGATTCTTCAACTTTGGATGTAGAAGATTTTCTTTTGTCAAAAAAAAGACAAGCGACAGGCGCTACGCTGAAGTCATCCTATAATCTGGAAGAAGTAGAAAAACAGACGATTTCAGAAGCGATACGGAAACATAGCGGAAACCTTAGCCAGGCCTCAAAGGAGTTGGGTATGGGACGGAGCACACTCTACCGTAAAATGAAGAAGTATGGCCTGTAGTAGTCTTAAGGTGTGTAATGGCTATTATTGGTTGATACGGGAAAATTTTTAAAAACTGCAATGTTTTTTTCCAAAGCAGATATCCATCTTATCACTAAGAACTCTAACTCCAGGAACCTTTTCCCTTAGAACACTATGCAAAAAACGATATTCAGGACGCAAATATTTATACGGCTGTTGCTTATCATAGCTATCGGCTTCAGCATAATGTATGTACTGACCGAGACGCACTTCTGGTTGGTATCTATGTGGTTAGGTTTATTGTTGCTCATACTCTTTTTTGAACTGATTCGTTTTATTGAACGAACTCATCTTGAAATGGAAAACCTGGTGATTGCCATCCGACAGGGTGATTTTTCCAATACATATTATAAGCACCCAGCTCTGAAAGGGCATATGCTGAGTCATGCGTTCAATCAGCTGGTAAGCACTTTTCAGCAGCTCAGACAGGAGAAAGAAAGCAACCATCATTACTTCCAGAATATTGTAGAACAAGTTTCCGTGGCTTTGATATGTGTGGATCAGCAAGGAAAAGTGCAACTTGTTAATCTTGCTGCCAAACAACTTTTGAAGAGGCCAGTGCTTAGACATCTGGAAGATGTACAAGCAATAGATAGTGAGCTATATCATACAATCAAGAATATTCAAGCAGGAGAAAAAGCATTAATCCGGGTCATTATTCAGCAACAGCTTTTACATATTTTGTTGCAGGCCACTGAATTCAAAATGCAAGGCAAAGAATTTAAGTTGCTCTCTATACAGGATTTTCGCGCCGAGCTGGAAGAGCAGGAAGTGGCCTCCTGGCAAAAACTGATAAGAGTCCTTACGCATGAGATCATGAATTCAGTGATTCCAATTTCAAACCTTACAGGAATGGTGAGTGAGATGCTGATTCATATAGATGAAGATAATGGCTTGAAGTTGAACGTTCTGAATGATAGTGAAGTGATAGACTTACATGGAAGCCTGCTTACAATTGAGGAAAGAACAAATGGGTTGATTAACTTTGTAAAAGCCTACAAAAGCCTTACTCAAGTTGCTCAACCTCAGTTTCGTTCAGTTAAAGTGGGTATGCTAATAGAAAGGTTACATGCCTTGTTAAAGCCAAAGCTGCATGAGAAAAATATTACCTGGAATAAGAAGGTGGAACCCGCGAATTTAGAGATAAAAGCAGATTTTGAACTTATAGAGCAGGTCCTGATTAACCTGGTAAACAACGCAATATATGCACTTCAAAAGGTTAAAAATCCCGAAATAGATGTCTATGCTTTTGTCAATGAAAAGAATCAGAAAATAATTCAGGTGATTGATAATGGAATAGGTATTGAACGAGAACTGGTAGAGCAGATTTTTATCCCTTTCTTTACTACAAAGAAAAACGGCTCCGGAATAGGATTAAGCCTTTCAAGACAAATCATGCGCCTGCATAAAGGAAATATCAGTGTTCAATCTATTATCGGCGGGGGAACAGTGTTCACGCTGAGTTTCTGATATTGATGCTTCTGTATTAAATTTTACATTCCGTTAAATTTCTCCTAAGCTAAGTTCTGAATTAAATAATTTGAGCTCTTTATCATCCTTTTAACAGAACAGCATATCTGATGCATTGTCTTTGAGTTATGATGATGATCTATCATTTGTAGCGTCTCTTACAAAGATTTTTTACCCTGACGAAACTCAATTTTTAAACTTTCTTCTGTTAAAAAATGCTCGGCAGAAATAAGCGCATTGGAAGGGCTGATGCTCGTTTCCGTATTGCTTTTCATTTTACAATCTAAAAAAAATAAAAGCAGCAGTGCTTACAAGATCTCAAAGGCAATCCTTCTGTTTTTCTGTCTGCCTTCTTCCGTATCGTTGCTGGTGATAGGCTTGGACTGACCGTATCCTCTGGATTGTAGCCTTTCCTCAGAAATTCCAGCATCAACCAGATAGTCATGTACTGCTTTAGCTCGCTTGGCTGAAAGCTCCAAATTATAATCAGCACTTCCCTGATTATCGGTGTGTCCATTGATAGCAATACTTATTTCAGAATTCTCTTCAAGAAAACGCACCACTTTGTTGAGTTCCGGTTTAGAGATTTCTTTGATTTCGTACTTATCCACATCAAAAAAGATATTATTCAACACCGTCTCCTTACCCTTGGCAATAGGTTGTAGATAAATATCTATATGTTTTGGCTCTTGTAGGTTTGTATTTCCTTTTACCGTGTAATTAAATGCCAGACTCTGAAACAAATAGCCTTCACGGTCTACATACAGCGCATACTCAGAACCTTCAGTCAATACCATCAGGTACTCACCATTCTTAGGATCAGAATTTACATCAGCAACTTTTTTTTGCTTATTCAGGTCCATCAGCTCTACCGTGGCGCCCAGCGGCTTTTTGGTTACGGCATCATAAACAATACCTTCAACATAACTACTCCGATTGGTAACTCTTATCTCTTCGGGGATTACAAAAGTATAAATTAAGCTGCTGACGTAATGATCACCCTGTCTATTCTCATTGGAGTAGTAGGCATCTTTCCCATTAGCAGTAATGAAAAGTGAGGCCTGATCTTCTTTGGTATTGATAGGATAACCAAGGTTTTTGGGAGGTGACCAGCTGTTTTCATTTTTTTCAGCAACATAAAGGTCAAACTTCCCAAAGCCAGGAAGCCCATCGGAAGCGAAATAGAGTGTCTGTCCATTAACATGAATAAAAGGAGACACTTCATCACGTGGTGTGTTAATTTCTTTGCCAAGATTTACTGCTTTACACCAGTCGCCTTCTTCATTACGATAAGTCACATAAATATCTCTTCGGCCGATTCCACCTTTTCTGTCAGATACAAAATACAATGTATTTCCATCGGCTGAAAGTGAAGGCTGCGACTCCCAGGAGCTGGCATTTACCTGATTGCCTAAATTTTTCGGCATTGTCCATTCATCACCAATTTTATAGCTTATGTAGAGGTCACAGCTTCCGAAGCCGCTTCTGTCCTGG
Proteins encoded:
- a CDS encoding RNA polymerase sigma factor — protein: MFLKRLTSRVVPDDASLLRKYAHTGDLVYLGDLYSRYTHLVYGVCLKYLKDEEASKDAVMQLFEKLTISLKETQVREFKSWLFTVTKNHCLMQLRAQQKHQLDRLDPLHENGYGAPSEATIEQSLEELPVDRWSLIEKGLPTLPVEQQECIRLFYLEQKSYQEVADLTGYQLKKVKSYLQNGKRNLKIFVEKNHE
- a CDS encoding energy transducer TonB, producing the protein MSKLHKDSDLLRTELMKKFRDGTLSAEEEAYLHALKSAEPFIADALEGTFVLEDGDRFADGVEELQGRILERAKTTKGHKVYWLPVAASLAVLLGLFYVVYTFLLPSDTSGLSRQEEVPSATVPEENAEKESELSPLSQLPPEDLTDSQEVNEEKLPQTLALVEPSAMSAYSGSDDEDSFSASPSYPSESYGGRQSLKEVEPKAYDENFTLSQGIQNSQEEGKTKADPENMSRSGRPSSAALQAMHEGWKTISGRVIDQENKNPLPGVNVLVKETTIGSITDVEGRFVIDFPQDYNKLVISSIGYQTTEVNVNQQDTLAVSLEQDMQSLSEVVTMGFGSEREEVSVTSAKPLKGMQAYRKYLSDHQRYPEDWKEGDKGVVKLSFTVFPNGKPGDIMVEKSAGDWLDQEAIRLLEEGPAWEPATRDGVAISQEVKLRVKFKK
- a CDS encoding FG-GAP repeat domain-containing protein, which translates into the protein MPDNALHQSVYADEPQFTLNALDTVILKNQWKHYSTENGDLEIPNTGNQQTASLVCDLDKDGVLDFVITERTQAPSVVWYKKQGERWERQIIEDEALRIEAGSAHLDIDGDGDQDIVFGGESRSNEVWWWENPYPDFSQSWKRYTIKKSGKNKHHDQLFGDFDGDGAQELVFWNQQAQTLFLAEIPSNPKTAEEWPIQKIYTYSTDSEMEQLGQEGYPSWKATHEHEGLAKADIDQDGIEDIIGGGRYFTFSNDSYQENIIDASYTFTRAAAGQFIEGGRPEVILVVGDGVAPMMLYEWNEGTWKRKAILEKVDNGHTLEVGDFNQDGQLDLFTAEMRFGEGNPDAKTRLLLGDGKGSFHEEVIATGFGVHEGRIADLDGDGDYDVLGKPYTWKAPRLDIWINEGAP
- a CDS encoding sigma-54-dependent transcriptional regulator, which encodes MDKKEGKILIIDDDQAVLYTAKMILKQLFTQVRTESHPSQIMPLLEKEHFDVILLDMNFVQGKTSGQEGLFWIKEMLKVDEKAQIVVTTAYGDIDLAVNAMKEGAVDFLTKPWEKERLAATIVSHYHRHRSEQEVSQLKHREQALSQDLESSFQEIISQSEAMDQIFDTIKKVSVTDANVLILGENGTGKELVARAIHRSSPRAPQAFIKVDLGAVTETLFESELFGHAKGAFTGAVEDRAGRFEIASGGTLFLDEIGNLSLPLQAKLLTALQSKQIVRVGTNKPLQIDVRLISATNMQLYELAEQEHPGFRQDLLYRINTVEIQLPPLRKRQEDISVLVHYFLDLYGRKYQKPALKINERSMKHLRQYHWPGNVRELQHAVERAVIMSDSSTLDVEDFLLSKKRQATGATLKSSYNLEEVEKQTISEAIRKHSGNLSQASKELGMGRSTLYRKMKKYGL
- a CDS encoding sensor histidine kinase gives rise to the protein MQKTIFRTQIFIRLLLIIAIGFSIMYVLTETHFWLVSMWLGLLLLILFFELIRFIERTHLEMENLVIAIRQGDFSNTYYKHPALKGHMLSHAFNQLVSTFQQLRQEKESNHHYFQNIVEQVSVALICVDQQGKVQLVNLAAKQLLKRPVLRHLEDVQAIDSELYHTIKNIQAGEKALIRVIIQQQLLHILLQATEFKMQGKEFKLLSIQDFRAELEEQEVASWQKLIRVLTHEIMNSVIPISNLTGMVSEMLIHIDEDNGLKLNVLNDSEVIDLHGSLLTIEERTNGLINFVKAYKSLTQVAQPQFRSVKVGMLIERLHALLKPKLHEKNITWNKKVEPANLEIKADFELIEQVLINLVNNAIYALQKVKNPEIDVYAFVNEKNQKIIQVIDNGIGIERELVEQIFIPFFTTKKNGSGIGLSLSRQIMRLHKGNISVQSIIGGGTVFTLSF
- a CDS encoding OmpA family protein; the protein is MKNGQILLVLVFLLMGQVLLAQRTQEYTTNSKKAIKYYVESTNYFIRRQYGPALELLSAAVRKDGGFAEAHLRMSKIFKSMGDENNMKHHLQKVVKSEYNNPKFSEAHVLLAEIYFEIGEYDEAEELAQHVINLKNAHKLMQDDARYLLTNIKFTQENINKPVDFQPKVVTGGVNQLGLQYFPVLTVDQKSMIFTGRRGSRPQYDEDIYISKKQDDGQWSKPELLSDNINTRANEGTCTISADGRTLIYTACQDRSGFGSCDLYISYKIGDEWTMPKNLGNQVNASSWESQPSLSADGNTLYFVSDRKGGIGRRDIYVTYRNEEGDWCKAVNLGKEINTPRDEVSPFIHVNGQTLYFASDGLPGFGKFDLYVAEKNENSWSPPKNLGYPINTKEDQASLFITANGKDAYYSNENRQGDHYVSSLIYTFVIPEEIRVTNRSSYVEGIVYDAVTKKPLGATVELMDLNKQKKVADVNSDPKNGEYLMVLTEGSEYALYVDREGYLFQSLAFNYTVKGNTNLQEPKHIDIYLQPIAKGKETVLNNIFFDVDKYEIKEISKPELNKVVRFLEENSEISIAINGHTDNQGSADYNLELSAKRAKAVHDYLVDAGISEERLQSRGYGQSKPITSNDTEEGRQKNRRIAFEIL